One genomic segment of Verrucomicrobiia bacterium includes these proteins:
- a CDS encoding metal-dependent hydrolase — MYQKDTMDNLTHTLFGAAVGRLFEEKLSRKAAFWTAAVSSNLPDADFIYRLEGAAKYFDEHRGFSHSVAGLPLEALVVAAVVWLFVGQKFKWIFLLALLASYGHMLLDLLNPYPTCALLPFTEKKFAWDLVFIVDPLLWLVFAVCLIWGRKSLGKWKTSGITALSIFAAYILLRLGSHELAAKKLLASPPVAAYERVKDYGIYPRLFGFWQWRYVVETDGNFYQGEVSLFEDRPYPGAKYAKVPENEFVAAAKETYLATVFLKFARFPYLSLYHQGDSTLVRWDDLRYVAPGEENFFGAAVLVSPSKQVVEMEAPPVLIKRTWRRIIGRWGEET, encoded by the coding sequence TTGTATCAAAAAGATACGATGGATAATTTAACCCACACCCTGTTCGGGGCGGCGGTGGGGAGGTTGTTTGAAGAGAAACTCTCCCGCAAGGCCGCCTTTTGGACGGCGGCGGTTTCTTCCAATCTGCCGGACGCCGATTTCATCTACCGCCTCGAAGGGGCGGCGAAATACTTTGATGAACACCGCGGTTTCTCCCACTCCGTCGCCGGGCTGCCCTTGGAGGCGTTAGTCGTGGCCGCCGTGGTCTGGCTTTTCGTGGGGCAGAAGTTCAAATGGATTTTTCTTTTGGCGCTTTTGGCCAGTTACGGCCACATGCTTCTGGATTTGCTCAATCCGTACCCCACCTGCGCGCTGCTGCCCTTCACGGAGAAAAAATTCGCCTGGGACTTGGTGTTTATCGTCGATCCTTTGCTCTGGCTCGTTTTTGCAGTTTGTTTGATTTGGGGAAGGAAGTCACTTGGAAAATGGAAAACGAGCGGGATTACGGCCCTTTCCATTTTTGCGGCCTATATTCTTTTGCGGCTGGGGTCGCACGAGCTGGCGGCCAAAAAGCTTTTGGCCTCGCCGCCGGTTGCGGCGTACGAGCGGGTGAAAGATTACGGCATTTATCCGCGCCTTTTTGGATTCTGGCAATGGCGCTACGTGGTGGAGACCGACGGCAATTTCTATCAGGGGGAGGTCTCACTTTTCGAGGACCGCCCCTATCCGGGGGCAAAATACGCCAAGGTGCCGGAGAACGAATTTGTGGCGGCGGCCAAGGAGACCTATCTGGCCACCGTTTTTCTGAAGTTTGCCCGTTTCCCCTACCTGTCACTTTACCATCAAGGGGATTCCACGCTGGTCCGATGGGATGATTTGCGCTATGTGGCGCCGGGGGAGGAGAATTTTTTCGGCGCGGCGGTTTTGGTTTCCCCCTCCAAGCAGGTGGTCGAAATGGAGGCGCCGCCGGTGCTAATCAAGCGGACCTGGCGGCGAATAATCGGCCGATGGGGCGAAGAAACCTGA
- a CDS encoding outer membrane beta-barrel protein: protein MKKLVALAAAFMLLGAFAAQAAPRKESPRPRINRAPASGLAQHKGWFAIVPKLGFVVPTGDYGDVSNSGFRFQGAAEYYIRNDWTIGVSTAWAQTSASDDSKTAAEAALPPGGDISSWKFRTMQFSGYARHLFATASPKISPYVSGGLGIYNTKGSASGTGATQAEIDVATGSGSGETNLGFNLGGGVLWGLTPTVGLNLGMTYHNAFSDPATNYFVFNGGLNFFFNAGR, encoded by the coding sequence ATGAAGAAGTTAGTTGCATTAGCCGCTGCATTCATGCTTTTGGGGGCTTTTGCGGCCCAGGCGGCGCCGCGTAAGGAAAGCCCCAGGCCGCGGATCAACCGCGCTCCGGCATCGGGCCTGGCCCAGCACAAGGGCTGGTTTGCCATCGTGCCGAAGCTCGGCTTTGTGGTTCCGACCGGCGACTACGGCGACGTTTCCAACAGCGGTTTCCGCTTCCAGGGAGCGGCCGAGTACTACATTCGAAACGACTGGACCATCGGCGTCTCCACCGCCTGGGCCCAGACCAGCGCCTCGGACGACAGCAAAACGGCCGCGGAAGCGGCTTTGCCTCCGGGTGGGGACATTTCAAGCTGGAAGTTCCGCACGATGCAGTTTTCCGGTTACGCCCGGCATCTGTTCGCCACCGCCTCGCCGAAGATTTCTCCCTATGTTTCCGGCGGGCTGGGCATCTACAATACCAAGGGTTCCGCTTCCGGCACCGGCGCCACGCAGGCCGAAATTGACGTCGCGACCGGCTCCGGCTCCGGCGAAACGAACCTCGGTTTCAATCTGGGAGGCGGCGTGCTCTGGGGTTTGACGCCGACCGTCGGGTTGAACCTCGGGATGACGTATCACAACGCCTTTTCCGACCCGGCCACCAACTATTTCGTTTTCAACGGCGGATTGAATTTCTTCTTCAACGCCGGCCGTTAA